One stretch of Streptomyces peucetius DNA includes these proteins:
- a CDS encoding helix-turn-helix domain-containing protein: MASLNVGNLGEYLREQRRTAQLSLRQLADAAGVSNPYLSQIERGLRKPSAEVLQQVAKALRISAETLYVRAGILDEQERDELETRAVILADPSINERQKQVLLQIYESFRKENGLETAGAADASKGTTPQDTAADGPRTAGEPAEEPGDRPGDAGPNTK; encoded by the coding sequence ATGGCATCGCTCAACGTCGGCAACCTTGGTGAGTACCTCCGCGAGCAGCGGCGCACCGCGCAGCTGTCCCTGCGGCAGCTCGCCGACGCCGCCGGGGTGTCCAACCCGTATCTGAGCCAGATCGAGCGCGGGCTGCGCAAGCCGAGCGCGGAGGTGCTCCAGCAGGTCGCGAAGGCCTTGCGGATCTCCGCGGAGACGCTGTACGTGCGGGCCGGGATCCTCGACGAGCAGGAGCGGGACGAGCTGGAGACGCGTGCCGTCATCCTTGCCGACCCCTCCATCAACGAGCGGCAGAAGCAGGTGCTTCTGCAGATCTACGAGTCGTTCCGCAAGGAGAACGGGCTCGAGACCGCTGGTGCCGCGGACGCTTCGAAGGGCACCACACCCCAGGACACCGCCGCCGACGGTCCCCGCACGGCCGGTGAACCGGCCGAAGAGCCGGGCGACCGGCCGGGCGATGCCGGACCGAACACGAAATGA
- a CDS encoding DUF2785 domain-containing protein, giving the protein MVRILSDALADPDPQIRDGAPHSVLSAWIERGVIDEPRRLALGDEMAARFADPEIQARTFAPLVLDMLVTRGDFKADWVDAFERWYPSETDLRGYDEELGWLHAVAHGADLLNRFGCHPEVDPVRMLDLAAARLTAPTSHIWSQLEDDRLARALARVLTRSDMSEYDATAWLEPIAANFGSAHIPTPVPPHLTNCLRTLRMLHLFADRGVRPNPESEPVALHHREAVKAALAETLDQIIKR; this is encoded by the coding sequence ATGGTGCGCATACTCTCCGATGCCCTTGCGGATCCCGATCCGCAGATCCGGGACGGAGCGCCTCACTCCGTCCTCTCGGCCTGGATAGAACGCGGGGTGATCGACGAGCCCCGGCGGCTGGCGCTGGGGGACGAGATGGCCGCCCGCTTCGCCGACCCGGAGATCCAGGCCCGCACGTTCGCCCCTCTGGTGCTCGACATGCTCGTGACCAGAGGAGACTTCAAGGCCGACTGGGTAGACGCCTTCGAGCGGTGGTACCCGAGCGAGACGGACCTGCGCGGCTATGACGAGGAGCTTGGCTGGCTCCACGCGGTCGCGCACGGCGCGGACCTGCTCAACAGGTTCGGCTGCCATCCCGAGGTGGATCCGGTGCGGATGCTGGACCTCGCCGCCGCGCGGCTGACGGCGCCCACCAGCCACATATGGAGCCAACTGGAAGACGACCGGCTGGCCAGGGCACTCGCCCGGGTGCTCACCCGGTCCGACATGAGCGAGTACGACGCGACCGCATGGCTGGAGCCGATCGCCGCCAACTTCGGCTCCGCCCACATCCCGACCCCGGTCCCCCCGCACCTCACCAACTGCCTGCGCACGCTGCGCATGCTCCACCTCTTCGCGGACCGGGGCGTGCGGCCGAACCCCGAGTCGGAACCGGTGGCTCTTCACCACCGCGAGGCGGTCAAGGCCGCGCTGGCCGAGACTCTCGACCAGATCATCAAGCGCTGA
- a CDS encoding nitroreductase — translation MDVYEAVDSRRAVRAFSDKPVPKEILERVLAAATRAPSSGNLQPWHLYVVTGEPLAELKRRATARALAGDSGDEREYPMYPAGLASPYLDRFSAAAAQRYEALGIERDDPDRPRKIAALNSEAFGAPVVQFCYLDRTMGPGQWGGDAGMYLQTVMLLLRAEGLHSCPQVMWTMYRKTVGRTVGAGDGLVLFCGVAVGFEKTGVPRLRTGRAAVAETVRFVGA, via the coding sequence GTGGATGTGTACGAAGCCGTGGACAGTCGCCGGGCTGTGCGGGCGTTCAGCGATAAGCCGGTACCCAAAGAAATACTCGAACGAGTGCTGGCTGCAGCGACGCGGGCTCCGTCCAGTGGAAACCTCCAGCCGTGGCACCTGTACGTCGTGACCGGCGAGCCCCTGGCTGAACTGAAGAGACGCGCGACGGCAAGGGCGCTGGCGGGAGATTCGGGCGATGAGCGGGAGTATCCGATGTACCCGGCCGGACTGGCCTCGCCGTACCTGGACCGCTTTTCCGCCGCGGCCGCTCAGCGGTACGAAGCGCTGGGAATCGAGCGCGATGACCCCGACAGACCCAGGAAGATCGCCGCCTTGAACTCGGAGGCGTTCGGGGCGCCGGTCGTCCAGTTCTGCTACCTCGACCGGACGATGGGGCCAGGACAGTGGGGGGGGGACGCGGGGATGTACTTGCAGACGGTCATGCTGTTGCTGAGGGCGGAAGGGTTGCACAGCTGCCCTCAGGTGATGTGGACGATGTACCGCAAGACCGTTGGCCGGACAGTCGGTGCCGGTGACGGGCTCGTACTGTTCTGCGGTGTCGCGGTGGGATTCGAGAAGACAGGAGTGCCACGACTGCGCACCGGGCGGGCGGCCGTGGCAGAGACAGTGCGCTTCGTCGGAGCCTGA
- a CDS encoding DUF6817 domain-containing protein, producing the protein MLDSAAAADRAVALLREFGAATTAHPGGTLLAHLQRVQEQLAVWGARPALQLAGLCHAFYGTDGFPAALLPPDRRAELAAVIGAEAEAIVYLYASCDRKATYPTLTDADALFHDRFTGRAGIPEPGMLRDFAELSAANELDLARIDPSFREKWGAELLALFTRFRHLLSRPAWSACQAVLASDPSPQD; encoded by the coding sequence ATGCTTGATTCCGCTGCCGCTGCCGACCGGGCCGTCGCTCTCCTGCGCGAGTTCGGTGCTGCGACGACCGCACATCCCGGAGGGACGCTCCTCGCGCACCTCCAGCGAGTCCAGGAGCAACTCGCCGTATGGGGCGCGCGACCGGCCCTCCAGCTGGCGGGCCTGTGCCATGCGTTCTACGGCACGGACGGCTTTCCCGCCGCATTGCTTCCGCCGGACCGCCGCGCCGAACTCGCAGCGGTGATCGGCGCCGAGGCCGAAGCCATCGTGTACCTCTACGCCTCGTGCGACCGGAAGGCCACCTACCCGACGCTCACGGATGCCGACGCCCTCTTCCACGACCGGTTCACCGGCCGTGCCGGCATTCCCGAGCCGGGGATGCTCCGGGACTTCGCCGAGCTGTCTGCCGCCAACGAACTCGACCTCGCCCGCATCGACCCTTCCTTCCGCGAGAAGTGGGGAGCTGAACTCCTCGCCCTGTTCACTCGTTTCCGCCACCTGCTGAGCCGGCCGGCCTGGTCGGCTTGCCAGGCGGTGCTTGCTTCGGACCCCTCACCGCAGGACTGA
- a CDS encoding winged helix-turn-helix transcriptional regulator → MTRSRARDLNVCGVTAAIAVIDGKWKTALLWLLESGPHRPGELRRQLPGLSEKVLTQALREMESDGLVHREVHDVLPLKTVYSLTAFGRDLSEALAPLSDWGHRRLEKLAEARTAS, encoded by the coding sequence GTGACACGCAGTCGTGCCCGGGACCTGAACGTCTGTGGGGTGACCGCCGCGATCGCAGTGATCGACGGCAAGTGGAAGACCGCTCTGCTCTGGCTGCTGGAGTCCGGCCCGCACCGCCCCGGCGAGCTGCGCCGACAGCTGCCGGGCCTCAGCGAGAAGGTGCTGACTCAGGCACTGCGGGAGATGGAGAGCGACGGGCTCGTGCACCGCGAGGTGCACGACGTGCTGCCGCTGAAGACGGTGTACTCCCTGACCGCGTTCGGCCGGGATCTCTCCGAGGCGCTGGCTCCCTTGTCCGACTGGGGCCACCGGCGCCTCGAGAAGCTCGCCGAGGCCCGGACGGCCTCCTGA
- a CDS encoding NAD(P)-dependent oxidoreductase — MSTNTEQSAVTVLGLGPMGRSLAGAFLDAGMRTTVWNRTPGKDREPAARGAVSARSAEEAVSASGLIVVCVVNYDASDAILRREAVTAALKGRTVVNLTADTPERARDTSKWAAEHGIRYLDGAIMTPTTTIGTPAGVFLHSGPKDLYLEHRPVLEALGGTHTHLGEDIGRAAAYDIALLDIFWTAMAGYAHALAVARAEGISARELAPFAKGIGAILPPLFEETAEEMDQGTFSGEGNPLTSAVSSMAHIVHTSEAHGIDAGVMRAAEGQARRAIGRGHGADGFIRIAEFLGRR; from the coding sequence ATGTCCACGAACACCGAACAGTCTGCCGTCACGGTGCTCGGCCTGGGGCCGATGGGCCGGTCGCTGGCCGGAGCGTTCCTCGACGCGGGAATGCGCACCACCGTCTGGAACCGGACACCCGGCAAGGACCGGGAGCCGGCCGCACGCGGCGCGGTCAGCGCCCGATCGGCAGAGGAGGCGGTCTCCGCGAGCGGGCTCATCGTGGTCTGCGTGGTGAACTACGACGCATCGGACGCCATTCTGCGGCGCGAGGCGGTCACCGCCGCGCTCAAGGGCCGCACGGTGGTCAACCTGACCGCCGACACCCCCGAGCGCGCCCGCGACACCTCCAAGTGGGCGGCCGAGCACGGCATCCGGTACCTGGACGGCGCGATCATGACGCCGACCACCACCATCGGAACCCCGGCCGGGGTGTTCCTCCACAGCGGCCCGAAGGACCTGTACCTCGAGCACCGGCCAGTACTGGAGGCGCTGGGAGGCACCCACACGCACCTCGGGGAGGACATCGGCCGGGCGGCGGCCTACGACATCGCGCTGCTCGACATCTTCTGGACCGCGATGGCGGGCTATGCGCACGCCCTGGCGGTGGCGCGGGCGGAGGGCATCTCCGCGCGTGAGCTGGCACCGTTCGCGAAGGGGATCGGCGCGATCCTCCCGCCGCTCTTCGAAGAGACCGCGGAGGAGATGGACCAGGGCACCTTCTCCGGCGAGGGCAACCCGCTCACGTCGGCGGTCTCGTCCATGGCCCACATCGTCCACACATCCGAGGCCCACGGCATCGACGCGGGCGTGATGCGCGCGGCGGAGGGCCAGGCACGGCGCGCGATCGGGCGCGGTCACGGCGCCGACGGGTTCATCCGGATCGCCGAGTTCCTCGGCCGCCGCTGA
- a CDS encoding phosphotransferase family protein: protein MSGDTNGAGTEESGWDATRSWVEKQLGAGEHIAGVERLLGGWTSTMRRLSTAGPAGTGRTLVLRSFVKPFYLRHAAGLLTREADILRLLGPTDVPVAELRAVDASGEHCDHPSLLMSLLPGRIRLDEDGAGHRSALLARELVRIHRLRVPEADRPRAYQAWTAPERVRVPGATDRPEVWRHAVDIIRQDPPRHESCFLHRDFHPGNVLFTGDADGLRISGVVDWVETSWGPADLDVAHCSTALALLHGPDEGMRFADRYAAEGGRLSQDPAAHLYWRMLDVLAFAPDAEKVAVPWRESGRTDLTAPLLGRRLEEYLEALLRRYC from the coding sequence GTGAGCGGGGACACGAACGGCGCGGGGACCGAGGAATCGGGCTGGGACGCGACCCGGTCCTGGGTGGAGAAGCAGCTCGGCGCGGGTGAGCACATCGCGGGCGTCGAGCGGCTTCTCGGCGGCTGGACATCGACGATGCGGCGGCTGAGCACCGCGGGGCCGGCCGGCACGGGGCGCACGCTGGTGCTGCGTTCGTTCGTCAAGCCCTTCTATCTCCGGCATGCGGCTGGGCTGCTCACCCGCGAGGCGGACATCCTGCGCCTGCTCGGACCGACGGACGTACCCGTGGCGGAGCTGCGGGCCGTCGACGCGAGCGGCGAGCACTGCGACCACCCGTCGCTTCTGATGAGCCTGCTGCCGGGGCGGATACGGCTGGACGAGGACGGTGCCGGCCACCGGTCCGCCCTGCTCGCACGCGAGTTGGTGCGCATCCACCGGCTGCGCGTGCCGGAGGCGGACCGGCCCCGGGCCTACCAGGCGTGGACCGCCCCCGAGCGGGTCCGCGTGCCCGGGGCGACGGACCGGCCGGAGGTGTGGCGGCACGCGGTCGACATCATCCGCCAGGACCCTCCCCGCCACGAAAGCTGCTTCCTGCACCGGGACTTCCACCCGGGGAACGTGCTGTTCACCGGGGACGCGGACGGCCTGCGCATCAGCGGGGTCGTCGACTGGGTGGAGACGTCATGGGGCCCGGCCGACCTCGACGTGGCCCACTGCTCGACCGCGCTCGCCCTGCTGCACGGCCCGGACGAGGGCATGCGCTTCGCGGACCGGTACGCCGCCGAGGGCGGCCGGCTGTCCCAGGACCCGGCCGCCCACCTCTACTGGCGCATGCTCGACGTGCTCGCCTTCGCCCCGGACGCGGAGAAGGTCGCCGTCCCGTGGCGGGAGTCGGGCCGTACCGACCTGACCGCCCCGCTGCTCGGCCGGCGCCTCGAGGAGTACCTCGAGGCCCTGCTCCGCCGCTACTGCTGA
- a CDS encoding aldo/keto reductase: MTSTTIDAAAAGSWKLGDLTVNRIGFGAMRLTGNADGSPSDRDRAIAVLRRAVELGVNHIDTAAFYFSSTRSANELINRALAPYPDDLVITTKVWPGRDTSGEWWWARPEQLRGQVEENLRQLGRDHLDVVNLRMPRSMADASLAEHFGALAELRDAGLVRHLGISHVRPQHLAEAQVIAPVVCVQNPFGVGASPEHNAFLDACGEQGVAFVPFFAIAGAGREAGASGTESDEVLAVARAHGASPAQIRLAWTLRRGPHVLAIPGTGDPDHLADNVAAGALRLSDDETALLASAGGSSQQ; encoded by the coding sequence ATGACTTCAACGACGATCGACGCGGCTGCGGCGGGCAGTTGGAAGCTGGGGGACCTGACGGTCAACCGGATCGGGTTCGGTGCGATGCGGCTCACGGGGAACGCGGACGGCAGCCCGAGCGACCGGGACCGGGCGATCGCGGTGCTGCGGCGGGCGGTCGAGCTCGGGGTGAACCACATCGACACCGCCGCGTTCTACTTCTCGTCGACGCGCTCCGCGAACGAGCTGATCAACCGGGCGCTCGCGCCGTACCCGGACGATCTCGTCATCACCACCAAGGTCTGGCCGGGCCGCGACACCTCGGGGGAGTGGTGGTGGGCCAGGCCGGAACAGCTGCGCGGCCAGGTCGAGGAGAACCTGCGGCAGCTCGGCCGCGACCACCTCGACGTGGTGAACCTCCGTATGCCGCGCAGCATGGCGGACGCCTCCCTCGCCGAGCACTTCGGGGCCCTCGCCGAGCTGAGGGACGCCGGACTCGTCCGGCACCTGGGCATCTCCCACGTCAGGCCCCAGCACCTCGCGGAGGCACAGGTTATCGCGCCGGTGGTGTGCGTGCAGAACCCGTTCGGGGTGGGAGCCTCGCCCGAGCACAACGCGTTCCTGGACGCCTGCGGTGAACAGGGCGTGGCGTTCGTACCGTTCTTCGCGATCGCGGGCGCGGGCCGCGAGGCCGGTGCGAGCGGTACGGAAAGCGACGAGGTCCTCGCCGTCGCCCGTGCGCACGGCGCGAGCCCCGCGCAGATCCGGCTCGCCTGGACGCTGCGGCGCGGCCCGCACGTGCTGGCGATCCCGGGCACCGGCGACCCGGACCACCTGGCCGACAACGTGGCGGCCGGTGCCCTGCGGCTCTCTGACGACGAGACGGCACTGCTGGCGTCGGCCGGCGGGTCGTCTCAGCAGTAG
- a CDS encoding HelD family protein, whose translation MTSPNHDLKLDLSHALEQERAFHEACRAALAEMLAAADHRVATGADVSASGADAEALGYRFRSDAKELREQPPGPLFFGRLDHEDGRSHHLGRRRVSRHPADPPLVVDWRAPVARAFYQASAGDPQGIAVRRRFGWAPFGKGDPADLTSLEDERLGRGETTGTSAIVADEIERPRIGPMRDIAATIQPEQDHLVRAEPAGTVCVQGAPGTGKTAVGLHRAAYLLYTYPQRLGHGGLLILGPNRTFLSYISEVLPALGETGVRQSTVEDEIARHDIRAHDSEAAAVVKHDIRMAAVLRRALHARVRPPAEPVAVPDGSYRWRVPLDELERIVAKVREEAPPYAVGRERVRSRVVRAVQLQAERRAGPRSDAWAQRIGRSRAVGAFVDAVWPRTRPEEVLAELLTDPSDPLLAPDEREAIRWAGPPRSYRSAKWSAADLVLLDELAGLIERPAGYAHIVVDEAQDLSPMQCRAVARRADFGSLTVLGDLAQGTTPWAARNWREQLAHLGKAEADVVALTTGYRVPAAVIEYADRLVGALGVTVPPARSLRTDGELTVRRVDDIAAATADAVREALKSEGSIAVIAADQDTGRLRAALGPGPGGDDGGRVAVVPATLAKGLEYDHVVVTEPAAIAEAETRGLHRLYVVLTRAVSRLDVLHSRPLPPELRGCARPGTSDGATRTGHVPDFRE comes from the coding sequence ATGACGTCACCGAACCATGACCTCAAACTTGACCTCAGCCATGCCCTCGAGCAGGAACGCGCCTTCCACGAAGCCTGCCGCGCCGCCCTGGCGGAGATGCTGGCCGCCGCGGACCACCGTGTCGCCACCGGGGCCGACGTCTCCGCGTCCGGCGCCGACGCCGAAGCCCTCGGGTACCGGTTCCGCAGCGACGCCAAGGAACTGCGCGAGCAGCCGCCGGGCCCGCTGTTCTTCGGCCGCCTCGACCACGAGGACGGCCGGAGCCACCACCTCGGCCGCCGCCGCGTCAGCCGCCACCCCGCCGACCCCCCGCTCGTCGTCGACTGGCGCGCCCCCGTCGCGCGCGCCTTCTACCAGGCGAGCGCCGGTGACCCGCAGGGCATCGCGGTACGCCGGCGGTTCGGCTGGGCGCCCTTCGGCAAGGGCGACCCGGCCGATCTGACGAGCCTGGAGGACGAACGGCTGGGCCGGGGCGAGACCACCGGCACGAGCGCGATCGTCGCGGACGAGATCGAGCGGCCCCGCATCGGCCCGATGCGCGACATCGCCGCCACCATCCAACCCGAACAGGACCACCTCGTACGCGCCGAACCGGCCGGCACCGTCTGCGTGCAGGGCGCCCCCGGCACCGGCAAGACCGCCGTCGGCCTGCACCGGGCCGCGTATCTGCTCTACACGTATCCGCAGCGCCTGGGGCACGGCGGGCTGCTGATCCTCGGTCCCAACCGGACGTTCCTGTCCTACATCTCCGAAGTGCTCCCGGCCCTCGGGGAGACCGGCGTCCGCCAGTCCACCGTCGAGGACGAGATCGCCCGCCACGACATCCGTGCCCACGACTCCGAGGCCGCGGCGGTCGTCAAGCACGACATCCGCATGGCGGCCGTACTGCGCCGCGCCCTGCACGCCCGGGTGCGGCCGCCGGCCGAACCGGTCGCCGTGCCCGACGGTTCGTACCGGTGGCGGGTGCCGCTCGACGAGCTGGAGCGGATCGTCGCGAAGGTGCGCGAGGAGGCGCCGCCGTACGCCGTCGGCCGCGAACGGGTCCGCAGCCGCGTCGTACGGGCCGTACAACTACAAGCGGAGCGGCGGGCCGGGCCGAGGAGCGACGCCTGGGCGCAGCGCATCGGCAGATCACGCGCGGTCGGCGCGTTCGTTGACGCCGTGTGGCCGAGGACCCGGCCCGAGGAGGTGCTGGCAGAGCTGCTCACCGACCCCAGCGATCCGCTCCTCGCCCCGGACGAACGGGAGGCGATCCGATGGGCCGGGCCGCCGCGCTCGTACCGGTCCGCGAAGTGGTCCGCGGCCGATCTCGTCCTCCTCGACGAGCTCGCCGGACTGATCGAACGCCCCGCGGGCTACGCCCACATCGTCGTCGACGAGGCCCAGGACCTGTCGCCGATGCAGTGCCGTGCCGTCGCACGCCGGGCGGACTTCGGTTCCCTCACCGTCCTCGGCGACCTGGCCCAGGGCACCACGCCGTGGGCCGCCCGCAACTGGCGCGAACAGCTCGCGCACCTCGGCAAGGCAGAGGCGGACGTGGTCGCGCTGACCACCGGCTACCGCGTCCCGGCGGCCGTCATCGAGTACGCCGACCGCCTCGTCGGCGCGCTGGGCGTCACCGTGCCGCCCGCCCGGTCGCTGCGCACGGACGGCGAGTTGACGGTGCGCCGGGTCGACGACATCGCCGCCGCCACGGCCGACGCGGTACGCGAGGCCCTGAAGAGCGAGGGCTCGATCGCCGTCATCGCCGCGGACCAGGACACCGGCCGCCTGCGCGCCGCGCTCGGTCCCGGCCCCGGAGGCGACGACGGCGGCCGGGTCGCCGTCGTGCCCGCGACGCTCGCCAAGGGCCTCGAGTACGACCACGTCGTCGTCACCGAACCCGCCGCGATCGCCGAGGCGGAGACGCGCGGACTGCACCGTCTGTACGTGGTGCTCACCCGCGCGGTCTCCCGTCTCGACGTGCTCCACAGCCGACCGCTGCCGCCGGAACTGCGGGGCTGCGCCCGCCCGGGGACGTCGGACGGCGCGACGCGGACGGGGCACGTGCCAGACTTCCGGGAATGA
- a CDS encoding TetR family transcriptional regulator yields the protein MSGENMSGEMGLRERKKRLTYRAISDAAIALFLERGFDAVSVAEVAAAADVSKPTLFRYFPAKEDLALHRFADHEDEAARVVAARPADVAPLEALRRHYLDGLSRRDPVTGLNDEPGVLAFHRLLYGTPSLVARLHAYQGRSERALAEALRGAGVEGLAARLAAGQIVAVQRVLAEENWRRIAAGERAEDVERDAVSAAELAFAQLREGIG from the coding sequence ATGAGCGGCGAGAACATGAGCGGGGAGATGGGGCTGCGGGAGCGCAAGAAGCGCCTCACGTACCGGGCGATCTCGGACGCCGCGATCGCACTCTTCCTCGAGCGAGGCTTCGACGCCGTGTCCGTCGCCGAGGTCGCGGCGGCGGCGGACGTCTCGAAGCCGACCCTGTTCCGGTACTTCCCCGCCAAGGAGGACCTGGCACTGCACCGGTTCGCCGACCACGAGGACGAGGCCGCGCGCGTGGTCGCCGCCCGGCCGGCCGATGTCGCGCCGCTGGAGGCCCTGCGCCGCCACTACCTCGACGGACTGTCGCGACGCGACCCGGTGACCGGGCTGAACGACGAGCCGGGTGTACTCGCCTTCCACCGGCTGCTCTACGGGACACCGAGCCTGGTGGCGCGGCTCCACGCCTACCAGGGCAGGTCCGAGCGGGCACTGGCAGAGGCGCTGCGCGGGGCGGGGGTGGAGGGGCTCGCCGCGCGGCTCGCGGCGGGTCAGATCGTGGCCGTGCAGCGCGTCCTCGCGGAGGAGAACTGGCGGCGCATCGCGGCGGGCGAACGGGCCGAGGACGTGGAACGGGACGCGGTCTCGGCGGCGGAGCTGGCCTTCGCGCAACTGCGCGAAGGGATCGGCTGA
- a CDS encoding TetR/AcrR family transcriptional regulator: MADDGRRRGPGGARTGTGLPASIEAAWGLRERPGKGPKPGIGIERIVAAAVALASAEGLGAVSMGRVAKELGVSTMSLYRYVAAKGELYILMQEEAVGLPPAPPPPGTGWREALAAWAWAQREVFHRNLWMLRIPISGPPATPNSVAWWDRGLAALAGTGLDEGEKISVIMLVGGFVRNEALLMADLGAAIAASGESPEVVMRRYAQTLERFADPERYPALARLLESRVMYEPDSQDFEFVFGLERLLDGVGVLIAGRGGDGGCPGGESRDGGAVGDGRGDGTVREEGGAA; this comes from the coding sequence ATGGCGGACGACGGACGCAGGCGCGGCCCGGGAGGTGCGCGGACCGGTACCGGGCTGCCCGCGAGCATCGAGGCGGCGTGGGGGTTGCGGGAACGGCCGGGCAAGGGCCCGAAGCCGGGGATCGGTATCGAACGGATCGTCGCGGCCGCCGTCGCCCTCGCGTCGGCCGAAGGGCTCGGAGCCGTCTCCATGGGCCGGGTCGCCAAGGAGCTGGGCGTCTCGACGATGTCCCTGTACCGGTACGTCGCCGCCAAGGGCGAGCTCTACATCCTGATGCAGGAGGAGGCCGTCGGCCTGCCGCCGGCGCCGCCGCCCCCGGGGACCGGCTGGCGCGAGGCGCTGGCGGCCTGGGCCTGGGCGCAACGAGAGGTGTTCCACCGGAACCTGTGGATGCTGCGCATCCCCATTTCCGGTCCGCCCGCCACCCCGAACTCGGTCGCCTGGTGGGACCGCGGCCTTGCCGCCCTGGCCGGCACGGGCCTCGACGAGGGCGAGAAGATCTCGGTGATCATGCTGGTCGGCGGCTTCGTGCGGAACGAGGCGCTGCTCATGGCGGACCTGGGCGCGGCGATCGCGGCGAGCGGCGAGTCGCCCGAGGTCGTCATGCGCCGTTACGCGCAGACCTTGGAGCGATTCGCGGACCCCGAGCGCTACCCGGCTCTCGCCCGGCTGCTGGAGTCGAGGGTGATGTACGAACCGGACAGCCAGGACTTCGAGTTCGTCTTCGGCCTGGAGCGCCTGCTGGACGGGGTGGGCGTGCTGATCGCCGGTCGCGGCGGAGACGGCGGCTGCCCGGGCGGGGAGAGCCGCGACGGCGGCGCGGTCGGCGACGGCCGGGGTGACGGCACGGTCCGCGAGGAGGGCGGCGCGGCATGA
- a CDS encoding ATP-binding cassette domain-containing protein, which translates to MSTRRPPPVATGGPATGPAVDAHGLRKAYGKVTVLDGLDLVVERGTVFALLGPNGAGKTTTVRILATLTAPDAGHARVAGHDVTADRGRVRRAISLTGQFAAVDEKQTGEENLRMMGRLSGLSRRAARRRTAELLERFDLTGAGRRLAVTYSGGMRRRLDLAAGLVGEPEVVFLDEPTTGLDPRSRQELWQVVRDLSGRGTTVFLTTQYLEEADRLADRVAVMDGGRIVAQGTAAELKSTVGGHRLDLVFTDPAAYRRHEERAVHRSPQTLTLGIPTDGSAALVRALLDEIDPERRDVARFSLHTTTLDDVFLSLTRTGAHRQEEPTHA; encoded by the coding sequence ATGAGCACCCGCCGACCACCGCCCGTCGCCACCGGAGGACCGGCCACCGGACCGGCCGTCGACGCACACGGCCTGCGCAAGGCATACGGCAAGGTCACCGTGCTCGACGGCCTCGACCTCGTGGTCGAACGCGGCACCGTGTTCGCCCTGCTCGGGCCGAACGGCGCCGGCAAGACGACGACCGTACGGATCCTCGCCACCCTCACCGCCCCCGACGCCGGCCACGCCCGGGTCGCCGGACACGACGTGACGGCCGACCGCGGCCGGGTACGCCGGGCGATCAGCCTCACCGGCCAGTTCGCGGCGGTCGACGAGAAGCAGACCGGCGAGGAGAACCTCCGCATGATGGGCCGTCTCAGCGGCCTGTCACGCCGGGCCGCCCGGCGCCGCACCGCCGAACTGCTGGAACGCTTCGACCTCACCGGCGCCGGCCGCCGCCTCGCCGTGACGTACTCGGGAGGCATGCGCCGCCGGCTGGACCTCGCCGCCGGGCTCGTCGGCGAACCCGAGGTCGTGTTCCTGGACGAGCCGACGACCGGCCTCGACCCGCGCAGCCGCCAGGAGCTCTGGCAGGTGGTGCGCGACCTCTCCGGCCGCGGCACCACCGTCTTCCTCACCACCCAGTACCTGGAGGAGGCCGACCGGCTGGCCGACCGCGTCGCCGTCATGGACGGCGGCCGCATCGTCGCCCAGGGCACGGCGGCGGAGCTGAAGTCCACGGTCGGCGGCCACCGCCTGGACCTCGTCTTCACCGACCCGGCCGCCTACCGGCGGCACGAGGAACGGGCCGTGCACCGTTCCCCGCAGACCCTCACCCTCGGCATACCGACGGACGGCTCGGCCGCTCTCGTCCGCGCGCTGCTCGACGAGATCGACCCGGAGCGGCGGGACGTGGCCCGCTTCTCCCTCCACACGACGACACTCGACGACGTCTTCCTGTCGCTCACGCGTACGGGCGCACACCGCCAGGAGGAGCCCACCCATGCCTGA